The following are encoded in a window of Microcaecilia unicolor chromosome 14, aMicUni1.1, whole genome shotgun sequence genomic DNA:
- the C3AR1 gene encoding C3a anaphylatoxin chemotactic receptor — translation MLTTQGNHSTDFLGDVDPLPPEYAVTIAIYALTCLLGLPGNALVIWVAGFKMRRTVNTVWFLNLALADFLCCLSLPFSIANLVLKGNWPYGAVLCKLIPSAVMLNMFASVFQLVVISADRCLLVIKPVWSQNHRKVALASALCLGVWCLAFLMCVPVFLYRETTESHGKTTCEYNYYSKNLDYDYGPTVDYSSLDHMTLIFSRPNEDHKDASAYSPMDRSTINSGLSTVEPHEEFTVSNLPDDMPGHGQLDDLQSFLPKTELYDWYNDYSFTENLTLKIITFTRAIFGFLVPFSIILACYISIVWKVRGAKFAKSHGKTVRVVFSVVAAFFFCWIPYHVLGILVLYVNSPMVHWLDHMSQALAIANSCVNPLLYVFTGRDFKEKIHKSLRGIFESAFSEEVTQSTAPSRSKTRSFTDDNMNSTVV, via the coding sequence ATGCTCACCACCCAGGGGAACCATAGCACGGACTTCCTGGGTGATGTGGACCCACTCCCACCAGAATATGCGGTCACCATAGCGATCTACGCTCTCACGTGCCTTCTGGGACTCCCAGGCAATGCCTTAGTGATCTGGGTGGCAGGCTTCAAGATGAGACGTACCGTCAACACTGTGTGGTTCCTCAACCTGGCACTGGCTGACTTCCTCTGTTGCCTGTCCTTGCCCTTCTCCATCGCCAACTTGGTTCTCAAAGGGAACTGGCCCTATGGAGCTGTCCTCTGCAAGCTCATCCCCTCTGCTGTGATGCTCAACATGTTTGCCAGTGTCTTCCAGCTAGTGGTCATTAGTGCTGACCGCTGTCTGCTGGTAATTAAGCCAGTCTGGTCCCAGAATCACCGAAAAGTGGCTCTGGCATCAGCACTGTGCCTTGGAGTATGGTGCTTGGCTTTCCTGATGTGTGTGCCAGTCTTTCTGTACCGGGAAACCACAGAAAGCCATGGTAAGACCACTTGTGAGTATAATTACTATAGCAAGAACCTGGATTATGACTATGGACCAACTGTAGACTACAGTTCCTTGGATCATATGACTTTGATATTCAGCCGTCCAAATGAAGACCATAAGGATGCTTCAGCCTATTCCCCAATGGATAGGAGCACCATAAACTCTGGACTTTCAACCGTTGAACCTCATGAGGAATTCACAGTCTCAAATCTACCTGATGATATGCCTGGTCACGGCCAACTAGATGACCTTCAGAGTTTCCTTCCAAAAACTGAATTGTATGATTGGTACAATGATTATTCTTTTACTGAAAATCTCACCCTCAAGATTATCACCTTCACTCGTGCAATTTTTGGCTTCTTGGTTCCATTTTCCATCATTTTGGCCTGCTACATCAGTATCGTATGGAAGGTGAGGGGTGCCAAGTTTGCCAAATCTCATGGCAAGACGGTGCGAGTGGTCTTTAGCGTTGTGGCTGCATTTTTCTTCTGCTGGATTCCTTATCATGTATTAGGCATTCTGGTGCTCTATGTAAACTCTCCGATGGTGCATTGGCTCGATCACATGTCCCAGGCTCTGGCAATTGCCAACAGTTGTGTGAACCCACTGCTCTACGTCTTCACAGGGCGggacttcaaagagaaaatccacAAGTCCCTGCGTGGTATCTTTGAAAGCGCCTTCAGTGAGGAGGTCACACAGTCTACCGCTCCTTCTAGGAGCAAGACGAGGTCTTTCACAGATGACAACATGAACAGCACCGTTGTTTGA
- the NECAP1 gene encoding adaptin ear-binding coat-associated protein 1 isoform X1 encodes MAEVEYESVLCVKPEISVYRIPPRASNRGYRASDWKLDQPDWTGRLRVTSKGKLAFIKLEDKVSGELFAQAPVDQYPGITVEAVTDSSRYFVIRIQDGNGRSAFIGVGFTDRGDAFDFNVALQDHFKWVRQESDLSKESQETDNRPKLDLGFKEGQTIKLNIGQMKKKEGTSRSRPSGAGGLGILPPPPGGKIGPPPLSSSVISNHVPLPSQQPASSDILFDFSSPAVSSKDSVAQPPSDLWEGFSSAASGLPSQQQSSWVQF; translated from the exons atggcGGAGGTGGAATACGAGTCGGTGCTGTGCGTGAAGCCCGAGATCAGCGTCTACCGCATCCCACCCCGAGCCTCCAACCGCGGCTACAG GGCCTCAGACTGGAAACTGGATCAGCCCGACTGGACCGGCCGCCTCAGGGTCACCTCCAAGGGCAAGTTGGCCTTCATCAAGCTGGAGGACAAAGTGTCCG GTGAGCTTTTTGCACAGGCTCCAGTGGACCAGTATCCCGGCATCACAGTGGAAGCCGTCACCGACTCTAGCCGTTACTTTGTGATCCGCATCCAGGACGGGAACG GAAGAAGCGCATTTATTGGAGTGGGTTTCACTGATCGCGGCGACGCTTTTGACTTCAATGTGGCCCTTCAAGATCATTTCAA ATGGGTAAGGCAGGAGTCGGATCTCTCAAAGGAATCCCAGGAGACAGACAATCGTCCTAAGCTGGACTTAGGTTTTAAGGAAGGACAGACCATCAAGCTAAATATTGGA cagatgaagaagaaagaagggacatcTCGTTCACGCCCATCAGGAGCTGGAGGCCTGGGCATCCTCCCGCCCCCTCCTGGGGGGAAGATTGGCCCTCCACCCCTCTCCTCTTCTGTCATCTCGAATCATGTGCCGCTTCCATCACAGCAGCCAGCCAGTTCAG aTATCCTCTTTGATTTCAGCTCTCCTGCTGTGTCCTCAAAAGACTCGGTGGCCCAGCCCCCCAGCGATCTGTGGGAGGGCTTCAGCAGTGCAGCTAG TGGCCTGCCTTCCCAGCAGCAGTCTAGCTGGGTCCAGTTCTGA
- the NECAP1 gene encoding adaptin ear-binding coat-associated protein 1 isoform X2 — protein MAEVEYESVLCVKPEISVYRIPPRASNRGYRASDWKLDQPDWTGRLRVTSKGKLAFIKLEDKVSGELFAQAPVDQYPGITVEAVTDSSRYFVIRIQDGNGRSAFIGVGFTDRGDAFDFNVALQDHFKWVRQESDLSKESQETDNRPKLDLGFKEGQTIKLNIGMKKKEGTSRSRPSGAGGLGILPPPPGGKIGPPPLSSSVISNHVPLPSQQPASSDILFDFSSPAVSSKDSVAQPPSDLWEGFSSAASGLPSQQQSSWVQF, from the exons atggcGGAGGTGGAATACGAGTCGGTGCTGTGCGTGAAGCCCGAGATCAGCGTCTACCGCATCCCACCCCGAGCCTCCAACCGCGGCTACAG GGCCTCAGACTGGAAACTGGATCAGCCCGACTGGACCGGCCGCCTCAGGGTCACCTCCAAGGGCAAGTTGGCCTTCATCAAGCTGGAGGACAAAGTGTCCG GTGAGCTTTTTGCACAGGCTCCAGTGGACCAGTATCCCGGCATCACAGTGGAAGCCGTCACCGACTCTAGCCGTTACTTTGTGATCCGCATCCAGGACGGGAACG GAAGAAGCGCATTTATTGGAGTGGGTTTCACTGATCGCGGCGACGCTTTTGACTTCAATGTGGCCCTTCAAGATCATTTCAA ATGGGTAAGGCAGGAGTCGGATCTCTCAAAGGAATCCCAGGAGACAGACAATCGTCCTAAGCTGGACTTAGGTTTTAAGGAAGGACAGACCATCAAGCTAAATATTGGA atgaagaagaaagaagggacatcTCGTTCACGCCCATCAGGAGCTGGAGGCCTGGGCATCCTCCCGCCCCCTCCTGGGGGGAAGATTGGCCCTCCACCCCTCTCCTCTTCTGTCATCTCGAATCATGTGCCGCTTCCATCACAGCAGCCAGCCAGTTCAG aTATCCTCTTTGATTTCAGCTCTCCTGCTGTGTCCTCAAAAGACTCGGTGGCCCAGCCCCCCAGCGATCTGTGGGAGGGCTTCAGCAGTGCAGCTAG TGGCCTGCCTTCCCAGCAGCAGTCTAGCTGGGTCCAGTTCTGA